One part of the Marmota flaviventris isolate mMarFla1 chromosome 4, mMarFla1.hap1, whole genome shotgun sequence genome encodes these proteins:
- the Grtp1 gene encoding growth hormone-regulated TBC protein 1 isoform X1 produces the protein MEPAERLQAARARVPRVDPYGFERPADFDYAAYEEFFSTYLVILTKRAIKWSRLLKGGGAVRRSATVKRYVRKGIPLEHRARVWMAVSGAQAQMDQNPGYYHRLLQGERSSCLEEAIRTDLNRTFPDNVRFRKTAEPCLQKTLYNVLLAYGMHNQGVGYCQGMNFIAGYLILITKNEEESFWLLDALVGRILPDYYSPAMLGLKTDQEVLAELVRLKMPAVAALMEGHGVLWTLVVSRWFICLFVDILPVETVLRIWDCLFNEGSKILFRVALTLIKQHQTFILEATSVPDICDRFKQITRGSFVTECHTFMQKIFSEPGSLSMTTITRLRESHRAALLAQG, from the exons ATGGAGCCCGCCGAGCGCTTGCAGGCGGCGCGGGCCCGGGTGCCCAG GGTCGATCCGTATGGGTTTGAGAGGCCCGCAGACTTTGATTACGCAGCTTACGAAGAATTCTTTTCCACGTACCTGGTGATACTCACCAAGAGAGCCATAAAGTGGTCCAGACTTCTGAAGGGCGGCGGCGCCGTCCGGAGAAGCGCCACAG TGAAACGCTACGTCCGGAAAGGAATCCCGCTGGAACACCGGGCCCGTGTCTGGATGGCAGTGAGTGGAGCCCAGGCCCAGATGGACCAGAACCCTGGCTACTACCACCGACTGCTCCAGGGAGAGCGAAGTTCCTGCCTGGAGGAGGCCATCAGGACAG ACCTGAACCGGACCTTCCCGGACAATGTGCGCTTCCGGAAGACGGCCGAGCCCTGCCTGCAGAAGACCTTGTACAACGTGCTGCTGGCGTATGGGATGCACAACCAAGGCGTGGGCTACTGCCAG GGAATGAACTTCATAGCAGGATATCTGATTCTCATAACGAAGAATGAGGAAGAGTCTTTTTGGCTCTTGGACGCTCTTGTTGGAAGGATACTGCCTG ATTACTACAGCCCTGCAATGCTGGGCCTGAAGACTGACCAGGAGGTCCTTGCGGAACTGGTGAGGCTGAAGATGCCCGCGGTGGCAGCCCTGATGGAGGGACATGGCGTGCTGTGGACCCTGGTGGTGTCCCGCTGGTTCATCTGCCTGTTTGTGGACATCCTGCCGGTGGAG ACAGTGCTGCGCATCTGGGACTGCTTATTCAACGAGGGCTCCAAGATCCTCTTCCGGGTGGCCCTGACTTTGATCAAGCAACACCAGACATTCATCCTGGAAGCCACAAGCGTTCCAGACATCTGCGACAGGTTCAAGCAGATCACCAGAGGGAGCTTTGTGACCGAGTGCCACACATTCATGCAG AAAATATTCTCAGAGCCAGGGAGCTTGTCCATGACGACCATCACCAGGCTGCGTGAGAGCCACCGTGCTGCACTGCTGGCACAGGGCTGA
- the Grtp1 gene encoding growth hormone-regulated TBC protein 1 isoform X2 — translation MAVSGAQAQMDQNPGYYHRLLQGERSSCLEEAIRTDLNRTFPDNVRFRKTAEPCLQKTLYNVLLAYGMHNQGVGYCQGMNFIAGYLILITKNEEESFWLLDALVGRILPDYYSPAMLGLKTDQEVLAELVRLKMPAVAALMEGHGVLWTLVVSRWFICLFVDILPVETVLRIWDCLFNEGSKILFRVALTLIKQHQTFILEATSVPDICDRFKQITRGSFVTECHTFMQKIFSEPGSLSMTTITRLRESHRAALLAQG, via the exons ATGGCAGTGAGTGGAGCCCAGGCCCAGATGGACCAGAACCCTGGCTACTACCACCGACTGCTCCAGGGAGAGCGAAGTTCCTGCCTGGAGGAGGCCATCAGGACAG ACCTGAACCGGACCTTCCCGGACAATGTGCGCTTCCGGAAGACGGCCGAGCCCTGCCTGCAGAAGACCTTGTACAACGTGCTGCTGGCGTATGGGATGCACAACCAAGGCGTGGGCTACTGCCAG GGAATGAACTTCATAGCAGGATATCTGATTCTCATAACGAAGAATGAGGAAGAGTCTTTTTGGCTCTTGGACGCTCTTGTTGGAAGGATACTGCCTG ATTACTACAGCCCTGCAATGCTGGGCCTGAAGACTGACCAGGAGGTCCTTGCGGAACTGGTGAGGCTGAAGATGCCCGCGGTGGCAGCCCTGATGGAGGGACATGGCGTGCTGTGGACCCTGGTGGTGTCCCGCTGGTTCATCTGCCTGTTTGTGGACATCCTGCCGGTGGAG ACAGTGCTGCGCATCTGGGACTGCTTATTCAACGAGGGCTCCAAGATCCTCTTCCGGGTGGCCCTGACTTTGATCAAGCAACACCAGACATTCATCCTGGAAGCCACAAGCGTTCCAGACATCTGCGACAGGTTCAAGCAGATCACCAGAGGGAGCTTTGTGACCGAGTGCCACACATTCATGCAG AAAATATTCTCAGAGCCAGGGAGCTTGTCCATGACGACCATCACCAGGCTGCGTGAGAGCCACCGTGCTGCACTGCTGGCACAGGGCTGA